GGACGCGCGTTCAGCGCGCCGGTGCAGGAGCTGGCAGCCCGCGGGGTCCGACTCAAGGAGGAGCTGGCCGCCGCCGAGCGCCACGCCGCCGAGTGGCGCGGCCGGCTGGCCGCCGTCCACCTCGAGCGGCTCGCTGCCGACGCGCGAGACGGCGTCGTGAGCGCCGTGCTCGAAGGCGAGGACGCCGCGCTGCTCCCCGCCCTCGTGGAGGCCTGCCAGGCGCTGCCGCGCACGGTCGCCCTACTGGGCGGCGTCGCGGACGGCGAGGCCCGCCTCGCCTTCGTGACCGGTCCCGACACGGGCGTGGACGTCAGGCCGTTGCTGCAGGCCGCCCTGGCGAGCCTCGGCGGGCGCGGCGGCGGGCGCCCCGATCGCGCCCAGGGTGCGGCGAGATCCTCCGCCACCGCGGTGCGCGACGTGCTCGCGCGCACGCTCGCGACACTGGCCAACCGGTAGGCTGGACCCAGGAGGTTTCGTATGCCTACCGCAACCAAGAGCCGTCTCATAGACGTCAAGATCGACATCCCGAAGGGCGACCGCGAGAACCTCGTGGCCATCCTCAATCAGCAGCTGGCCGACACGCTCGACCTCTACAGCCAGATCAAGCAGGCGCACTGGAACGTCAAGGGCCTGGGTTTCCAGCAAGTGCACCTGCTCTTCGACGACCAGGCCGAGATCTTCGAGGGTTTCGCCGACATGCTCGCCGAGCGCGTGGCGCTCCTCGGCGGCGTGGCGCTCGGCACCGTGCGCATGGCGGCGGCATCATCGCGGTTGCCCGAGTTCCCGGCCGACGAGCACGCGGTGCCCGTCTTCCTCGAGCTCGTGCGCGACCGCGTGGCGGCCTACGCCAAGAGCAACCGGGCCGCCATCGCGGCCGTGGCGAAGATCGACGAGCCGACCACGGAGGACCTCCTCACCGAGGTGTCGCGCGGCACCGACCAGCAGCTCTACTTCCTGGAGTCGCACCTGTACTGATCGCCTGACGATCGCACCGGTACCGATCGCAACCGGCACTGATCGCACGGCACCGATCGCACCGGCACTGATCGCACTGGCACCGATAGTGCGTCCGGCCCGTGGCTCTCTCTAGCGCCGGTGAGCCGTCCTGCTTCCGGCCGGACCCGTGAACGACGCGTAAGGCTTGGGGCCCTCCCCGAACGAGGGCCCCAAGCCTGTTCCTCTAGGCTTTCGCGCCGCCGGAGTCCGTGAAGTCCTCATCGCGCATGGCGGCCTCCTCGATGACGCCTTCGGCCACGAAGATGGGCGCGCCGGAGCGCACGGCGAGGGCCATGGCGTCAGACGGCCTCGCATCGACCTCGAAGCTGACGCCGGAGCGCGCGAGCACGAGGGAGGCGTAGAACACCCCGCCCTTCAGGTCCGTGATCTCGACGCGCTCGACGGTCGCGCCGAACAGCTCTAGGACCGACATGACGAGGTCGTGGGTGAGCGGCCTGTCGGGGCGCTCGCTGCCGCGGCCGGCCGCGATGCTGATGGCCTGCGCGGAATCGATGCTGATGGGCAACACCTCGCCGCCAGGCGCCCGCAGGAGCGCGAGGAACTGGTTCTCGTCGCCGGAGACGGCGATGCCCTCGAGTTCTATGCGCACCACGGGGCGATCATAGCCCGACTCGCCCTGATACACTCGCCCGCATGTTCGAGCCGGTCATCGGCCTTGAGGTACACCTCGCTCTGCGCACGACGAGCAAGCTCTTCTGCGGCTGCTCGGCGGAAGGCTTCGGCGCGCGCCCCAACGAGAACGTCTGCCCGGTCTGCCTCGGTCTGCCGGGCGCCTTGCCCGTCGTCAACGAGCGGGCGGTCGAGCTCGCGCTGCGCTTCGCCGTGGCCCTCGGCTGCGAGGTCCCGAACACGACGTACTTCCACCGCAAGCACTACTTCTACCCTGACGCCCCGAAGAACTACCAGACGAGCCAGGGCGACGTGCCCATAGGCCGGCACGGTCAGGTCGTGCTGCCAAGCGGCAAGCGCGTCGGCATCACCCGGTGCCACCTGGAGGAGGACGCCGGGCGCCTCGTGCACCCCGCCTACGCCGACCACTCGCTCGTCGACCTCAACCGCGCCGGCGCGCCGCTCGTGGAGATGGTGACCGAGCCGGACATCCGCTCGGCCGAGGAGGCGCGCGAGTTCCTCGCCGAGATCAGGGCCATCGCCCAGGCGCTTGACGTGTCCGACGCGGCCCCGGAGGAGGGCAAGATGCGCGCCGACGTCAACGTGTCCGTGCGTCTGCCCGGCGAGCCGTTCGGCACCAAGGTCGAGGTCAAGAACCTCAACTCCTTCAAGAGCGTCGCCGCGGCCCTGGGCTTCGAGGCGAAACGCCAGGCGCAGCTCCTGGAAGGCGGGCGCCGCGTCGTCCAGGAGACCCGGGGGTGGAACGAGGGCGGCCAGCGCACCTACTCGCTGCGCTCCAAGGAGACGGCGGCCGACTACCGCTACCTGCGCGACCCGGACATCCCCGCGGTCGCCATCCCGGACGAGCGCAAGCGCGCCGTGCTGGCGGCCATGCCCGAGCTGCCGCAGGCCCGCCTGGGGCGCTACCTAGCGGACGGTGTGCGCGGAACGGAGGCGGCGCAGATCGCCTACGACCACGCCGTGGCCCGGCTGTTCGACGCCACGGTGGCCGCCTACACCGGCCCGGCGCAGAACGTTGCGAACTGGTTGACGGGCGAGGTAGCCGGCCGCGCGAACGCGCTCGGGGTGAGCGCCGCGGACACCAAGCTGACGCCCGCCGCGCTCGCGCGCCTCGTCGAGCTCGTCGACGGCGGCTCGCTCTCCGCCACCGCCGCCAAGGACCTCGTGCCCGACCTCCTCGAAGGCGCAGACCCCGCCGAGCTCGTCGCCAGCCGCGGCCTCGGTCAGGTCAGCGACGTCGCGGCCCTCGAGGCCCTCGTCGCGAAGGCGGTGGAGGCCAACCCGGAGCTCGTGGAGCGCGTCAGGGCCAACCCCAATGCGATCAACGCCTTGCTCGGGAAGGTCATGGCCGCCAGCCAGGGCAAGGCCAACCCCGACCTGGCGCGGCGGCTGTTGGAAGAACGCCTCGGCGGGTAAGTGCGGTAAGTGCATAGCGACTGAAGCGCTTCGGATTAGATGGACCCGGTCTCTATTTCGAGGAGCCGGTTCCGAGAAGACGCCCCGAGGAGGTCCTCGGGGCGTCTGGCGTCTCCGCCGGCGTCTGTCGTCACGGCCGCCGGCCCTTGGGAGCCAAGTTCAGCCGGGGGTGCCCGGGGGGCCTTGGGGGCCTTGGGGGCCCTGCGGTCCTTCTGGACCTTGCGGTCCTTCGGGACCCTGCGGTCCGGCCGGACCGGCGGGGCCTGCTGGCCCGGCGGGACCTGCTGGCCCGGCCGGACCCTGAGGCCCCGCAGGGCCGATCGCGCCGTCGGCACCGGCCGGTCCTGCCGGGCCGGCCGGCCCCTGTGGCCCGACGGCCCCCGTCGCGCCGGGCTCACCTTGAGGACCCTGCGGTCCGGTAGCGCCGGTAGCGCCGGTGTCGCCCTTCTCGCCGCGCGGCCCGGCGGGGCCGGTCGCGCCCGTCTGTCCGGCCGGTCCGACCGGACCCGTCGCCCCGGTCATGCCACGCTGACCCGTGGGGCCCGCCGCCCCACGTTCGCCCTGCGGGCCGGCCGGACCGACGGGACCGACGGGACCAGCCAGACCTTGTGGGCCGATGCAGTCGAGGGCATCACCGACGCCATCGAGATTGATGTCCTCATCGAGACCGAGACGCCCATCACCGTCGCGGTCCCAGCAAGCCAGCCCCGCGTCGCCGCGGGGGCCGGCAGGACCGACGGGGCCGGCGGGACCGACGGCGCCATCGCGCCCGTCGGCCCCGGGCGCGCCCCGCTCGCCAGCGGGACCTGTCGGGCCTACAGGACCGGCAGGACCGGCGAGGCCGGGCGCGCCGTCGGCCCCGGCCGGGCCAGGTTCGCCACGCTCGCCCTGGGGTCCCTGGGGACCTGCGGGGCCTCGAGCCCCAGCGGGGCCGGCGGGGCCCGCCAGAGCGCCGGCGGCGATCTCGGCACGCAGGCCGGCGACCTCGGCGCTCATGGCACCGAGCCGCTCCTGCACGCTCTGAGTGCCGCAAGCGACCTTCGCGTCCACGAGGCCGACGGCCTGGTCGATGAGTAGAGCCACCTGGTAGCCGCTCAGGAACTCGTCGCCGTTCAGGCGCCCGTCGGGGAACGCCGGGCTGATGCCAAGCGTGGCGATGCGGTTCGCGGCGCCGGCGGCCCAATGGTCGGGGCTAACGTCCACGAATCCGAAGTTGGGATCGGTGACCCCTGCGCCGGCGTCCGTGCAACCGGTGGCGTTGTCGACCCGCGTCAA
This is a stretch of genomic DNA from Trueperaceae bacterium. It encodes these proteins:
- the dps gene encoding DNA starvation/stationary phase protection protein Dps; this translates as MPTATKSRLIDVKIDIPKGDRENLVAILNQQLADTLDLYSQIKQAHWNVKGLGFQQVHLLFDDQAEIFEGFADMLAERVALLGGVALGTVRMAAASSRLPEFPADEHAVPVFLELVRDRVAAYAKSNRAAIAAVAKIDEPTTEDLLTEVSRGTDQQLYFLESHLY
- a CDS encoding bifunctional nuclease family protein, with the protein product MVRIELEGIAVSGDENQFLALLRAPGGEVLPISIDSAQAISIAAGRGSERPDRPLTHDLVMSVLELFGATVERVEITDLKGGVFYASLVLARSGVSFEVDARPSDAMALAVRSGAPIFVAEGVIEEAAMRDEDFTDSGGAKA
- the gatB gene encoding Asp-tRNA(Asn)/Glu-tRNA(Gln) amidotransferase subunit GatB; protein product: MFEPVIGLEVHLALRTTSKLFCGCSAEGFGARPNENVCPVCLGLPGALPVVNERAVELALRFAVALGCEVPNTTYFHRKHYFYPDAPKNYQTSQGDVPIGRHGQVVLPSGKRVGITRCHLEEDAGRLVHPAYADHSLVDLNRAGAPLVEMVTEPDIRSAEEAREFLAEIRAIAQALDVSDAAPEEGKMRADVNVSVRLPGEPFGTKVEVKNLNSFKSVAAALGFEAKRQAQLLEGGRRVVQETRGWNEGGQRTYSLRSKETAADYRYLRDPDIPAVAIPDERKRAVLAAMPELPQARLGRYLADGVRGTEAAQIAYDHAVARLFDATVAAYTGPAQNVANWLTGEVAGRANALGVSAADTKLTPAALARLVELVDGGSLSATAAKDLVPDLLEGADPAELVASRGLGQVSDVAALEALVAKAVEANPELVERVRANPNAINALLGKVMAASQGKANPDLARRLLEERLGG
- a CDS encoding S-layer homology domain-containing protein — its product is MRRALIAIAALVLVAIGLSQAGIDWGRAAVRDLGEVGVETGFPDGSFLGEGPVTGYQAAVLVDRLLTRVDNATGCTDAGAGVTDPNFGFVDVSPDHWAAGAANRIATLGISPAFPDGRLNGDEFLSGYQVALLIDQAVGLVDAKVACGTQSVQERLGAMSAEVAGLRAEIAAGALAGPAGPAGARGPAGPQGPQGERGEPGPAGADGAPGLAGPAGPVGPTGPAGERGAPGADGRDGAVGPAGPVGPAGPRGDAGLACWDRDGDGRLGLDEDINLDGVGDALDCIGPQGLAGPVGPVGPAGPQGERGAAGPTGQRGMTGATGPVGPAGQTGATGPAGPRGEKGDTGATGATGPQGPQGEPGATGAVGPQGPAGPAGPAGADGAIGPAGPQGPAGPAGPAGPAGPAGPAGPQGPEGPQGPEGPQGPQGPQGPPGTPG